The region GCACTCCTTTCGACCTTGCTTCACAAATCACTGCTCTGAAGGCATCCCTTGTTGAGAAGGATGAAATTCTGGAAATTGTAAAGACTTCGCTGGCTTATGAAGCAGTCAACTCAACTTTGACCTCTTAGGTAACTAAAGTTGATGGCTCCTTAAAGTAGAAAAAGCATAAGTTGGAGGAAGAGAAGAAGGTGGAAGAGGAGCGACGAAAGGTGTGGGCCGATGGGATATCTTGGCGGCGATGAAGAAAAAGTTCAAGGACTCTATTGATAGTAGTGTCCAAGTTGATCTCGTTGCCTTCAAAAACTCCATCAATCAGATGGAAGTGTTGTGCTCGGACATTCAGGTTCCCCACGACTTGAGAAATCCTGAGAAGGAAGTTGTGGATGAAAATATAGTCGATATCAAAGAGGAGGAAACTTTTTAGTTTTTATAAAGGAGCTTTGTAATTCTCTTCCATTTATGACATTTGTAATAACTTTAAAAAAATTATGATCTTGCACTGAATTATCCTTCTCTTATGTTATGGACCGCTCGCAAGGCTTATGATGAAAGGCCCAATAGTAAGCATCATACAAAAGGCACACATAACCGGTAAGACATTCATTTCATGTATTCTCTCATTCACACTATCAAACTACTTTTTCACTATTTCACTTACTTAAATGTTAGAATACTAACTTTGTATATCCACCTCACTCCCCTTATCAGAAATTCACttcatcacaccaaaattcaagttCATTCTATCTCCATTTTATCATATATTTTTAATTATAGTATAGAACAATGACATTATATGTGCAAATGAAACCGATAACAAGTAAATTTTATCTTCATTAATTGAATTCAGTGTATGAATTTATGTTATTATTGTTGAGATTATTGTTGAGACTCATCTTATAGGAACTACCTCCCTATTATAAATACTAACAAAATATTTAAGCTCTCTTATACTATACaagattttaaaaaataataattcaatCTACTATCCTCGTTTAAAGATTAATTATCCTTTAAAATTCTTCATAAATTTTCAAAGATTTAGTTATCTAGATGAACCTTTTTAGTTACACCCAATAcaattttttgagattttttaaaAACAATTCAATAATATGTGTGTCCTTAGTCAATCTCATGTTCTACATTTCCTAAAGAGTGTGTCACCCTCTATTAGTAAAATGAAACTAGATTGTAAAAAAGAGGGAAAATGATTAATAATGTTataaaaatagaaagaaaaaaaattaaatacaaaaaaaaaaaaaaaagtggttaagaaaataaagtttgacaATTATTGTAAGTATAAGTTGATGTTAACCACACGCCATCCCATCGTAGCACACCTCAATTATGAGAGAAAAAATTGAGTAACAAAGGTCAACGTTTACGACTTGTGCAAAGAAAATTTAAAAATGTGACATATGCTAATAATAGAAGATATTAATTAAGTAACATAGTACTAACGTAAGACTTTTTTAGTGAAAAAATAAATGTCGGCTTGATTTGTTTTTATTAGTAACTAATATTAAGAAAAGTCTTAACTGCATATGTGACTTTTTTTTGTTTTATAGAATTTAATAGAGAATAATACTTTTATTAATAGATTTCAATCTAATGTTTTAATAGTTTTATCTTTAACTTGATTATGGACAAATTAAAAACAGCTGAAGAAATATTTCAATGTAAACTTTTTCCCCAACAAAATGTCAAAAACATTAATTTTAAATAGTAGTATGATTTTTAAATTAACGGAGGAAGTATTTCAACgaaaatattttaataataaattttttaatCCTTAATCAACTTAGATTTCTTTGGTGTGCATTATAAAAAACATATTAAAATAACGATATCATGTAATATTTTAATCTAATATTTGATAAACAACCAAATATAATAAATTAATCTTAATAGTTAAATTTCATATATATGAACTAAATTAagatttattaaaataaaacaataaaataaatagGTTTTATTATAGTTTGGAACATGAAAAAAGCTTATGTCTAGAAGATCTGAATAAAACATATGTTGTGTTTTGTTTAGGGGATTTGTTCCTGATAGCTgtggttgaagcattgagattTCTGTTTCAGAGAGCTTTAATCCATAAAAAAAACACAAATCTTGATTATGAGAAAGATCTTCATCTACATTGATATTGATGACAAAATCATATTTGATAGCAAAGTCTTCATCCTCATTAATATCACTCTCATACCATATTAAAAATCATGTGATAAGAGGACTAATGGTATTCATATAAAAGATAAAAAGCATATGAAATACTCATCTAATAACATATTTAATAGATTGCAAAAAGATGATAAAAAGTGTACATGATATTCCTATTTGTTTATTCAATTGTCTAACTAATTCAATACCTAAATCTTAActaatttttaattaattaactaatttGACTAACTTTAACAATTTACTGAAGATGGTAGGGATGAATCACAACCAGTTTGAATTACATTTATCAATCACTAAAATATACAAGATACATTATTTTGTTTCTATACCCATTATTTTTTGACCTAAAAATATAGCTGAAAAAATGAATCAAACAAAAGACTCAAAAACAATTGTAACACCAAAAGAAAAACAAATAGTGCAAAGGAAAAAATAAGGCTTAAGCCAGATATTAAATAATAGATCCAACCCAAGAAATTGACTCAAGTGTTTTTTTTCTCACATACATTGGTTGTTGCGTTATGtgaattttttttctcttttttacATGGTTTGTTAAGAAAAATATCCAACTAGACGGTTGGCAAAACATATGAAAAACAACGGTACGCATTAAGACCTCATTGGTGGTTCCACTAATCTCATCCCCGCTGTCTCTTCTGGAAGTTTCACCCTCAATTTCAACGTCGACAAGCACCTTTGTGAAAAGTCCTTCCATTTTATTCGTGAATTCATTAAGAAACCTCATTCATGTAACTAAATCGTGAATGGCCACAAAAAACGGAATGAAATTTTTGTATGAACTTGTCGTCGTCAATGAATCTCGAGATGTCGATCTAAAAGAAATATTGTGAGAAATGTTTCCTCATTTATCGTAAAAGCTCTGTCGGGGTCAAAAACTATGATCCAAACACTTGAATGATAGAAGAATATGATTTTCCTCTTAGTAGGGAGTTTCAAAATACCATTTGGGATCAAACATAGTGATCAAGACACCATGTAGATCCAGAATCTCAAAATAATTAGAGAACGAAGCACTTAAGAAATGAGAGTTCATTACCTCTAAATTGATGACAAAAACATGACATGAAgtcagttttgaaaaaaaattggatCCTGTGTGATGGAATTTAGGTTTAAGATAAATTATGGTGCATACAAAACATGATTGAAATAAAGAAGAGGTGAAAAAAATGATGTTTCCTGCATATTGAACTATGACACAGTTCCCATTTGGAATGTTGACTTTAATAGGCTTAATCTTATATTATGGATTAAACAACTTGAATGAAGATCATATATTGTCATTGGTACCTGAATCTAAATCTACAAACAAGAAGATAAAGTAGGACTAGAAACGGTATTACACATGATACCTAAAACTAGAACAACATGTGAACAACTTGATGAAACATGATTGGTGATAGAGGATGGGACTAAAGAAGTCATGCTTGATTGTTAAAGTAAGGTAATGAGTTGGTCATACTGAGCTTGAGAAATTGGTACATGATTGCTTGGAGAAGAAGTAACATAAACCTCATTTGAAGCTTGAGATAAAACATGTGCATCAACTTAACTAACATTAACAAAGAATTTGTTCTTGTTAAAATTGGGATGCCCATCGATAACAAAAATCAATAGTATGTCCACTTCTATTGTAGAAGGCGCATACTCTAGTAGATATTTTGCCTTTGTTAAAGTCATTTTTATGCTTGAAATCGCGTCTATATGTTGCATTAACCAAAATTGAATTGTCTTCAACATGTGCTACATTCTTATGGTTACTTTCTTCTTGGACCACAAGAGAGTAGATTCGATTAATTGATGATAAATGGTCCATAAGTAAGACTTGAGTTTCCACAATAGCTTGATCTTCATGTCGATATTATTGAGCATTTAGAATTGCATCACAACGACATTTATGATGTCAAGTACACCTTGGTAAAGGGCTATGATAATTAAGTTTTTCCCATAACCCTTTCAACTTAGGAAAATATTTTAcgacatattttaaattttgtttCATATTGTTAATAGAATATCTAAGTGTAGATATTCTAACACGACCAACTTTTGAAAATCTTTCACATAAACCATATCAAACATCCATTGCattttcatgaaaaatgatggtGGGAGCTATTTGATTAGTAACTGAATTGATTATCTAAGAGTGAATAAGATGAATGCTTCTTACCCATTGAGCAAAGTTGAGATCATCGGTAGGAGAAATCAAAATTGATGCACTAGCAAATTTTAGCTTATTCTTCGCTCCAAGAGCACACTTCATTGATTTGGATCAAGCATGGTAGTTTGAGTCATAAAGCTTGGGAGTGACATTAACTGAATTGGATCTTTCACTCATATGGACATAGTAAACCGAATCAAGGTCGATTTGATTTGGTGGTGCGACACGCAGAGGAATATTTGGATCGATGAAATAAAGGATGATAAGAAGAAAGATTGGATATGAATAAAAGAAGAAATTCACTGCAAGAAACGAACTGAAGTTGCAAAAATTCACTGCAAGAAACAAAACTGAAGTTGTAGAAACAAAAGTTGCAGATGAGAAATGAAGAAAAGTTAAACATGATCAACGAAGAAGAAGAAATGAGAAGATGATGAAGTTCATTGATTCTACTAATACCATATTAAAGGAATCAAAATGAACACGTAAATGGAGAATTCTCATTGAATTAATTAAATACTGCAATTATATATGTACATATTGTGTAACTTCCAAGACAAGCTATTGCATTCTATTTACATATTATCATCACTTGCGTAACAATTAACACTTTTAACAACTTCCATAGCAAACTTCAAATTGAATTTAAATTAGTTAACTCATCTCCATATTCATTTCCCTTTTTATTATTGGTGCACTCCAATCTCTTTTCACTTGTATGATTTAAcaaatataattatttaattcGACAATCGATTCATTTATTCTCCTAATAGATTTAAACTTAGTCCTGAACATACAACAATGCTAAAAAAAAAATATGAGAGAAAATTTTACCATCAATTACTAGTCTTTCTGACTAGATGGGTTAATCTCTACTTTTATATTAAAATATTATACTCCTAATTAATAAATACAAGTTGCTATAATATAGTTGAAGAAATATATTATACTCTACATTTTTTAATGTTAATTATTCATCTTATTGACTTAGACTTGTTATTCTTTTCTCACCAATTAATTTTTTCCCTCATTTTTGTCTTTATATTTCACTTTATGGCAAACTCAAATAATCTCTAGAACTACAAAAAAAGATCATTCAATTTTAGATCCAAATCCAATAGTCACAAACATGTACTCCCCTTCTATTGACACGAGTTTCAAAATCAATCTCATCATAATCACATGTATAGTGAATATGATTCTCTGCCAAACGTGTCACATTATACCAGTCCATTTCCCACTGTTTTTTGTCTTTATGCTCCATGCACCTCTCTCCAACTCTAAAATGAGAGGACACTCCTTGTCCTAAGGGAATCAGCCATAATCGATATACATCTTAGTCAGATAAGAATTTATTGCACTTTGGAAAACCAATAGTCACACAACCCTACACACAAAAAATCACTAAAATGAATGGACTAAAACTAAAAGAGAAAAAAGTGTAGGGACACTTTGGTTCCATAACATAGACCAAAAATGTTCCACTTTCGATGGTTCACATGCTTGCAAAAATATTCCATTTTATAATTTCAACTTTCAATTCAACCAAGTTCAATATTCTTTTGAGTTTTCAATATTATTTCTCTAAAGTAACACCACTTGTGTTGAGTGATAATAAATTCCTCACGTATGTTTGAATTACATGTGCCATTCAACTAACCCTTGACTATTCTCTTCATCAATTATTCTCTATATAATAACCATTTTTTCTCCATTGTTTTCTTATAACATTTGTGTTCCCTTCCATCCTTCTATTATAGACTTCAAAAAGTTCTATATAGGTAGCTAACACCTTAAAGCATAACATACAACAACCACTTTCTCTTCTCTTTTTCACCAAACACTAAAAGTTGTAGTTTGTGTTTAGTAGAACATCATCATGCATATAGAAGCTCCAGAAAATTATGTAGCAGAAGACAAAAACTTCGACGATGATGGACGAACCAAGAGAACTGGTATATATTTGCTCTCTTAATATGGTATCAGAGTCTGGTATCTTAATATAGTATCAAGAGTCTGGTATATTAATATGGTAACAGAGTCTGGTCTGGTAATATAATATTAGAGTCTGGTTCAGTTACGTTAGTATTGAATTTTTTGTTGGTATGATTGTATGTATGatttgttttgatgatgaaattgtAGGGACATGGTTGACTGCAAGTGCACATATAATAACAGCTGTGATTGGTTCTGGAGTTCTATCACTTGCATGGGCAATAGCACAGATGGGTTGGGTGGCTGGTCCTGCAGTTCTCTTTGCTTTTTCTTTCATTACATATTTCACTTCAACTCTTCTCGCTGATTGTTACCGTTCACCTGATCCTGTTCATGGCAAGAGGAACTACACTTATTCTCAAGTTGTCCGAGCTAACTTAGGTACGAAAAACACTGACATAGACACCAGACGCAATTCAGATGACAGTGACACATATTGGACACCAGACATGTTTATCGTGTTTAATACGTGACATTATTTTTGTAGGAGGCATGAAATATAAGCTGTGTGGATTGGCTCAGTATATAAACCttataggtgtgacaattggcTACACGATAACTGCGTCAATTAGTATGGTGTAAGTTTTTCCTCATAAACTTTTTTACTAAAGTTCTTGATGAAATTAAATAGCtaattattttttgaatttttacCAGGGCTGTGAAAAGATCAAACTGTTTTCACAAGCATGGACATCAAGACAAGTGTCATGTATCAAATAACTCTTTCATGATAATATTTGCCTGCATCCAAATTGTTCTATGCCAGATACCCAATTTCCATGAGCTCTCTTGGCTCTCGATTGTTGCAGCTGTTATGTCTTTTGCTTATTCTTCCATTGGCCTTGGCCTTTCCATAGCCAAAGTTGCAGGTACTTGAAACCATGTCACTTCAAATTCTTATTGGAATTTAGATTAGGCACGGAGTCACACACATCTGAGTCGGAAGACTGAGATGCGTGTGGGTGGACAAAATTATTAAAGTGTTATTATTATAATAAGATAATTAATATACAAATATTTTATGTTTGAAGGTGGGGGACATGTGAGGACAACCTTAACTGGGGTGGAAATTGGGGTAGATGTTACTGCAACAGAAAAGGTTTGGAGGATGTTCCAAGCTATTGGGGACATTGCCTTTGCTTATGCTTTTTCTAATGTGCTAATTGAAATCCAGGCAAGTAACATATTTAtctattatttatttatataataCATACAGACACCAGACGATACTAATAAAGACGCAATAACATGTATCATGTCTGTGTTTGCCACTGACACATGTCAGACACCAGACACGTCTTTATCTAATTAATTAACGAGGTTCTATGTACTATTATTACAGGATACCTTAAAATCAAGTCCTCCAGAAAACAGAGTGATGAAGAGAGCAAGTTTAATTGGAATTTTGACAACAACATTATTCTATGTCCTCTGCGGAACCTTAGGTTATGCCGCATTTGGAAATGCTGCACCGGGAAATTTCCTCACAGGTTTTGGCTTCTACGAGCCCTTCTGGCTAATAGACATTGCCAATGTTTGCATAGCAATTCACTTAATTGGAGCATACCAAGTCTTTGTCCAACCCATATTCGGGTTTGTCGAGGGCCAAAGCAAAGATAAATGGCCAGAAAGCAAATTTGTGAATGGAGAACATGCCATGAACATTCCATTCTATGGAAGCTTCAATGTGAATTTCTTCAGAGTATTATGGAGGACTGCATATGTGATTATCACCGCAATCGTAGCAATGTTATTTCCATTCTTCAATGATTTCTTGGGACTAATTGGTTCACTATCCTTTTATCCATTAACTGTTTACTTCCCAATAGAAATGTACATCAAGAAAACCAAGATGCAAAGGTTTTCATTCACATGGACTTGGCTCAAGATATTGAGTTGGGCTTGTTTGATCATTTCTATTATCTCAGCCGCTGGATCCATTCAAGGACTTGCTCAATCTCTCAAGACATATAAACCTTTCAGAGGAGAACAATGATAGGTTTTTAGTTTCTAATTTAATGGTGTTTTTTCTTTGTCAATGTTTTTTCTTGTCTTGAATAAGTTACTAAAAGTCTAATCCAATGATATTGTACTAGTATGAAGTGTTTATTGATAGTGAACAAATGCAACACACAGAAAGAGTACAATGCAAGTCTAGTGAATAATAGTCTCAAAGATGGTTGTAAATTGAGTTATATAAATTAAGTTATGTGCACAATTGGAAATGCAAAACAACTTGTTATTTAACCAAATCTTTTGTTTCAATAGCACAGTAGAAACTCTTGAATCTTGTCATGAAATGAAAAATTTGTATAACAACTTATGCATTTGGATAAATTTAATGAAAACAAGTTTATGATATAGTTGAGTTAATTAATGAGACCAATTTCTTCTGGTTTATTTTTGGGGCTACCATATCTAGAGAAAAACAATAACACTTATTAATATACATCTAAATTTGTAatacatgaaaaaaaaattgacTCAAAATTGAAACGGTTGGAAAACAGATGTTTCTATTTCGTTAAGAAAGAAGAAAATGAACGAAGACATTTTTGAGTAAAATTTAGTGGTCCTTATTTATGAGAGTATATTACAATAGTATTTATACATAAATCAAACTAATTAACTAACTTGTGCAACACGTGTTTTCTGTCGAATTCTACACTTTAGACGAAATCATCCATCTGTCAAATTCACAAATTGTCGAGCTTGGAACTTCACTTTGAAAACCCCACCTCGACTCCACTTGAAAACACAACTCGACTTCTTGTCAAACACAACTAATTAAAAAGATTTGAAATACAAACAACACGCTCCTTAATTAATACTTTCTAAACTCCTCATTCCAATAAGCTTCTTCAAATCATCGAACCTTGTCTTCTTCAAAGGTTTTGTAAGTAAATCTGTCAATCACACTTCTGACTTGCAATACTCAAGCTCGACCTTTCTTTTGTTCATTTGATCTATAAGAATGTGATACCTCCTTTCTATATGCTTACTCCTTCCATGACACATCAAATAATTTTCTAGAGTTATAGATGATTTGTTATCTACAAACAACTTCGTCTTCTTCGATTCCATGACTTTAAGTTCATCTAGCAACATTTCTATCCATAAGGCTTAACAAGTTACATAGGATGCTGCTACATACTCAGCTTCACAATATGATAAGGTCACTGTCCCTTGCTTCCTTGAGCTCCAAGAGATTGGTGTTCCGCCAATCATGAATATGTAGCCCGCATTACTTTTCCTGTCATCTTGGTCTCCACTGAAGTCGAAATTTGTATAGCCATACACTTCTACAGTTTTGTTGATGATCTTATACATTAGCATTAGCACTCCATGATACAAAATTCCCTTTATGTATCTCATCACCCTTTTGACTATAGTGAGATGACATTCTTGTGATTTTTTCATAAACTTGCACAAAACTCAACACTTTGGCAAATGTCAGGTCTGCTATTGCATAAGAAACTTAGAGACCCAATTATTTGTTTGTATAATGTTGTATTTACAAACTCATCATTTGTTTCTCTTTCCAACTTTGCTTCTGTCTCCAGTGGTGTAACTGTTGCATTATAGTTGCTCATattaaatcttttcaagataTCTTAAGCATACTTTGTTAGTGCAGGAAAACTCAATGGCTTGTGTCTTTAAATTTCATCCCTATAAAATACGACAAGTTTCCTAGGTCATacatttcaaattccttcatCAACTCAACCTTGCACTTCATAATCCTCTTCTAGTCGAATCATGTGATCAACAAATCATCCACATATAGACATAGGATGATTCAACTAACCTTGTATGTATCATTGACATATACTCCATTCTTTGAAATACATTTTGTGAAATCGACCTTGATTAGGAAGCCGCCGATTCTCTTATTATAAGCCCTTTGGGATTGCTTCAAGCCATATAAAGTCTTCCTCAATATGTACACCTACTGCTCCTGCCCTTTGATTTCAAGTCCTAGTGGTTGACTGACATATATCTATTTTTCCAATGGTTCATTCAAGAATATTTACTTAACATCCAATTGGTGTATTTTCCATCCTTTATATGTTGTAGTCGACACAATAGTTCTGATTTTTGTCTCCAACCTTACAAAAGGTGCATAAACTTCATTGAAGTCGATACCATGCTTTTGTAGAAAACCTCTCGCCACCAGTCTGGCTTTGGACTTATCGATATCACCATTTGGCCTAAGTTTCAAGTTGTAGATCCACTTCACATCAATTGGCCTTTTGCTTGATCTTTCGACAAGCTCCTAGGACTTGTTCTTCTCAATTTCCATGAGTTCATCTTTCATGACTGCCAACTAATTTGAATTCTTCATGGCTTGATCCAAATTAATTGGTTATGATTCAACCATCATCATCACTTCTTCTATCGGGTCACCGTCTGCATCAATTGCTTGATTTGGAAATCTCTCATATCCAACTAGCCTTGTCGACTCAACTCCTGTTCTAGTCAATCTTCTAACATTCTGCTCAAGTGGTTCTTCATTTTTGAGACTTCATTTTACTGGTCTACTTCAAGCACAATTGGGATTGTCTCTTGCTTATGTCGAACTAACCCTTGAGTCCAATTCCACCCTTTGCTTTTGTCCACCAGAACATCCATATTGATCACTAGTTTATCATCATTTGGTGAATACAACTTGTATGCATCAGCTGAATGATAATCTATGAGCACCATGGCTTAACTTTAATCATCTAGCTTCCTCCTCAACTCCTCAGGTACATTCCTGAACCATATTTATCAAAATACTCTAAGATGACTAACATTTCCTTCATCCTTCTCCAATACTTATAATGTGTCTTTTGCCTTATTTTCTTGATTGGACATTTGTTGAGTATGTACATTGTTGTCAAAATTGCTTCTCCCTAAAATCTCTTTGACTTTTCTTTGGCTTTCAGCCTATTCCTTGCCATGTTCATTATGCTTTTATTTTTCCTCGCAGATATTCCATTATGTTAAGGTGTATAAGGTGCAATAACCTTATATTATATACCTTCATCATTGCATGATCTTGCGAATTCCATTGAAGTATACTCACTTCCACCATCAATTCTCAATTTCTTAATGTTGCACTCACTTTTTTCGACGTGCAACTTAAATCTCTTGAACTGTGTGAGCATTTCACTCTTTCTTTCGATTAGATAAATCCATATATGTCTTGTAAACTATTTATGAAACTTAGAAAGTAACAGTGACCTCCATTAGACCTAACTTTAAAAGGTCCACATACATCACAATGCACAAGTTCCAGACTTTTCTTGGCCTTCATAGGCAATGCTTGAATGATTTCCTTGATTGCTTTTCTCTACAATATTCTTCACACATCTGACTTAGCTCCCTTATCTGAGGCAGACCATACATCATCTGCTTCTTGTTAAGCATACTTCAACTTCTAAAGTTCAAGTGTCCATACTTGTGGTGCCATAGCCATCTATTGTCTTCTGCTACAGTCGAAGTAAGACATTGATGATCAACCATGTTGATCTCAATCTTAAAAGTTTTGTTGTCTTCTAATGGTGCTCTCAAGAT is a window of Lathyrus oleraceus cultivar Zhongwan6 chromosome 6, CAAS_Psat_ZW6_1.0, whole genome shotgun sequence DNA encoding:
- the LOC127091391 gene encoding amino acid permease 6 encodes the protein MHIEAPENYVAEDKNFDDDGRTKRTGTWLTASAHIITAVIGSGVLSLAWAIAQMGWVAGPAVLFAFSFITYFTSTLLADCYRSPDPVHGKRNYTYSQVVRANLGGMKYKLCGLAQYINLIGVTIGYTITASISMVAVKRSNCFHKHGHQDKCHVSNNSFMIIFACIQIVLCQIPNFHELSWLSIVAAVMSFAYSSIGLGLSIAKVAGGGHVRTTLTGVEIGVDVTATEKVWRMFQAIGDIAFAYAFSNVLIEIQDTLKSSPPENRVMKRASLIGILTTTLFYVLCGTLGYAAFGNAAPGNFLTGFGFYEPFWLIDIANVCIAIHLIGAYQVFVQPIFGFVEGQSKDKWPESKFVNGEHAMNIPFYGSFNVNFFRVLWRTAYVIITAIVAMLFPFFNDFLGLIGSLSFYPLTVYFPIEMYIKKTKMQRFSFTWTWLKILSWACLIISIISAAGSIQGLAQSLKTYKPFRGEQ